From one Gossypium hirsutum isolate 1008001.06 chromosome D08, Gossypium_hirsutum_v2.1, whole genome shotgun sequence genomic stretch:
- the LOC107926250 gene encoding protein REPRESSOR OF SILENCING 3 gives MAADPTATTRTRIHVGGLGQSVNSDDLRKIFSAVGTVEGVDIVRTKGRSFAYVDILPSTSNSISKLFSTYNGCAWKGGKLKLEKAKEHFLIRLKREWAEAEAEDEANEGSHQAKPSSSDSNNSKNKVQVSQNNQLRIFFPRLSKIKSLPFSGTGKHRYSFQRVEALAFPLHFCDCAEHSGRFNAVKQKEVRRHEEINDGMNEEELSLMSSVMNKLFERENISNTSRPTIVKERNDFIEPVKDSPSNEEENDDDDDDLIINVVSNANKRTAMSRIGESKKVSTEKTRLSENKVSKDGAIPSASKLQKKNALHAEKKRKPNRDDKHEITSLSSQLRMNSQCDEIEAGFEEDDETDDDLVINVASTESKGKALSGSTKRAKVSPKQNFKPSETQSTENEREEKKDRLLPKKKMKLISTKERDGNEAVSTVPAEKGPLIAQMTEQDCSLKPSSTSCLWSQKSSWKALVGGRGDSAFSLSNILQNADTTEEQHIFDDPKVDNTLDSKNDKLSTPENLEGMSDNMEIANAIAEAQPNKPSMTSSNTGRGSSWLHKSSWTQLVSDKSNSFSISQILPGTTTSQELAKPTGEDVVQSADGNYTNEVDRFTTEGIGQGDSVESIPKTSPQTLEGSNNTSLPAVENISNFEPVKGFAVDTSTGGTCSFMRSSTSLKEWAKTKAALKGSRKKKTKGDSM, from the exons ATGGCGGCCGATCCCACAGCCACAACTagaacaagaatacatgttgGAGGTTTGGGGCAAAGCGTTAACAGCGATGATCTGCGGAAGATATTCTCCGCCGTGGGAACGGTGGAAGGAGTGGACATCGTAAGGACCAAAGGTCGCAGTTTCGCATACGTCGATATCCTCCCATCTACCTCAAACTCCATCTCCAAGCTATTTAGCACG TATAATGGGTGCGCTTGGAAAGGCGGCAAGTTGAAGCTTGAAAAGGCTAAAGAACACTTTCTTATTCGCCTGAAACGGGAATGGGCTGAGGCAGAAGCTGAAGATGAAGCTAATGAAGGAAGCCATCAAGCTAAGCCTTCTTCTTCAGATAGCAACAATAGCAAAAACAAAGTTCAGGTTTCTCAAAACAACCAGCTTCGGATCTTCTTTCCTAGATTATCAAAG ATAAAATCGTTGCCATTTAGTGGGACTGGAAAGCATAGATACAGTTTCCAACGTGTTGAAGCCCTTGCTTTTCctctacatttttgtgattgtGCAGAGCACTCTGGTCGCTTCAATGCTGTGAAACAAAAAGAAGTTCGACGTCATGAGGAAATAAATGATGGCATGAATGAGGAAGAGCTTAGCTTGATGAGCTCAGTAATGAACAAGCTTTTTGAGAGGGAAAATATTTCCAACACTAGCAGGCCCACCATAGTAAAGGAAAGAAACGATTTCATTGAACCAGTCAAGGATTCGCCCTCCAATGAGGAAGAAAATGATGACGACGATGATGATCTCATAATTAATGTCGTTTCTAATGCAAATAAACGAACAGCTATGTCTAGGATCGGAGAGTCTAAAAAAGTCTCCACTGAG AAAACTAGACTTAGTGAAAACAAAGTTTCGAAGGATGGAGCAATTCCGAGTGCAAGCAAGTTGCAGAAAAAGAATGCTTTGCATGCTGAAAAGAAGAGGAAACCGAACAGAGATGATAAACATGAAATCACTTCTCTTTCATCTCAACTGAGAATGAATTCACAGTGTGATGAGATTGAAGCAGGTTTTGAGGAGGATGATGAAACTGATGATGACCTCGTAATTAATGTGGCGTCAACGGAAAGCAAAGGGAAGGCTTTGTCAGGAAGCACAAAGCGTGCTAAGGTATCACCAAAACAG AATTTTAAACCGAGTGAGACACAATCAACTGAGAATGAGCGCGAAGAGAAGAAAGATCGTTTACTTCCTAAAAAGAAGATGAAACTAATTTCTACCAAAGAAAGGGATGGAAATGAAGCTGTCTCCACTGTACCTGCTGAGAAGGGACCCCTCATTGCTCAAATGACTGAACAAGATTGTAGTCTCAAACCGTCGAGTACTAGTTGTTTGTGGTCTCAAAAGTCTTCATGGAAGGCACTTGTTGGAGGTAGAGGCGACAGTGCATTCAGTCTCTCCAATATTCTTCAAAATGCTGATACCACTGAGGAACAACACATTTTTGATGATCCCAAAGTGGACAACACTCTTGATAGCAAGAATGACAAGTTGTCAACACCTGAGAACTTGGAAGGGATGTCAGACAACATGGAAATTGCGAATGCTATTGCAGAAGCTCAGCCAAATAAACCTAGCATGACTTCGAGTAATACAGGAAGAGGTTCTTCATGGCTCCACAAGTCCTCATGGACTCAATTGGTAAGTGATAAGAGCAATTCCTTTAGTATCTCACAAATTTTGCCTGGCACTACTACTTCACAAGAGCTTGCAAAGCCCACTGGTGAGGATGTGGTGCAGTCTGCTGATGGAAATTATACCAACGAAGTGGACCGATTTACGACTGAAGGTATTGGACAAGGAGACTCTGTTGAGAGTATTCCGAAAACCAGCCCTCAAACTCTTGAGGGCAGTAACAATACTTCTCTCCCAGCTGTTGAGAATATAAGCAACTTTGAACCAGTCAAAGGTTTTGCTGTAGATACTAGCACGGGGGGGACATGTTCATTTATGAGAAGCTCTACTTCATTGAAAGAATGGGCTAAAACTAAGGCTGCCCTAAAAGGGTCAcggaagaagaaaacaaaaggcGATTCAATGTAG
- the LOC121220184 gene encoding myb family transcription factor PHL6-like, translated as MHLLLLHLVDKGSSRFEEKRATLIESDDHQSDGNIGREVDVVETLQMQIEVQKLLHEQLKVQKELQLQIQQQGQLLKKLMDERRRKSGSADKKMFPSENPFLFSAETASFFQKSGSAKSITDCSSSTHSPKHKASETTESEQCQKRHRGESS; from the exons ATGCACTTACTGCTTTTACACTTAGTAGATAAAGGAAGTTCAAGATTTGAAGAAAAGAGAGCAACTTTAATTGAAAGTGATGATCATCAAAGTGATGGCAACATAGGAAG GGAAGTCGATGTAGTAGAGACCTTGCAAATGCAAATTGAAGTTCAAAAGCTGTTGCATGAACAGCTGAAG GTGCAAAAGGAGCTTCAGCTGCAAATACAGCAACAAGGACAGCTCTTGAAAAAGCTTATGGATGAACGTCGTCGCAAATCTGGATCAGCCGATAAGAAAATGTTTCCAAGTGAAAACCCATTTTTATTTTCAGCTGAAACTGCCAGCTTCTTCCAGAAATCTGGATCAGCTAAGTCCATTACAGATTGTTCTTCTTCAACTCATTCACCCAAACATAAAGCCTCTGAAACTACTGAATCTGAACAATGTCAAAAGCGGCATAGAGGAGAAAGCAGCTAA
- the LOC121220059 gene encoding uncharacterized protein translates to MYASRGTHELAAVPSFQPENLVAEAEESVFVLFPEIKLSTSKYITSVKGAMQTSYPGPFSVHKFLNSDPIALYSAYENSPSPYFMLQHQQEEALAPISQPAMSQPHPYRFNTSLNQSWLPNSKTGNHDGNRRYNQKVAVCDPSLCGEKDDFMAFTHVPASSPCGSPQGSMYAKQSLTLKEKLQLQYLTKELEIDVSESSPLGLDQEIHEETPQVSSDQGIHQLGFKRNHVTSIVNMDGYIHSMNQQHTDAMAAHKQRIRWIPELHELFLNAVDQLGGPDCATPKNILKLMNVEGLSIYHVKSHLQKYRLAKGVSELKNGKYPTIL, encoded by the exons CCTGAAAACCTCGTAGCAGAAGCTGAAGAATCTGTGTTTGTGCTTTTTCCTGAAATTAAGCTTTCAACTTCCAAG TATATCACAAGTGTAAAAGGAGCAATGCAAACAAGCTATCCTGGACCTTTTTCTGTTCATAAGTTCCTCAATAGTGACCCAATAGCGCTTTATTCAGCATATGAGAACTCACCAAGTCCTTATTTTATGCTACAGCACCAACAAGAAGAAGCCCTTGCACCAATATCACAACCAGCAATGTCACAGCCCCATCCTTATAGGTTCAATACCAGTTTAAACCAGTCATGGTTACCGAATTCAAAGACCGGAAACCATGATGGAAACCGAAGATATAATCAAAAAGTTGCAGTTTGTGACCCATCTCTTTGTGGTGAAAAAGATGATTTCATGGCATTCACTCATGTACCAGCATCAAGTCCTTGTGGCAGTCCTCAAGGTTCAATGTATGCAAAGCAGAGTTTAACATTAAAAGAGAAGCTGCAATTGCAATATTTGACTAAAGAGCTTGAGATTGATGTGAGTGAAAGTTCACCTCTTGGCCTTGATCag GAAATACATGAAGAAACTCCACAAGTTTCTTCAGATCAAGGGATACATCAATTGGGATTTAAAAGAAACCATGTTACCTCAATTGTTAACATGGATGGTTATATACATTCAATGAATCAACAACATACTGATGCTATGGCTGCACACAAACAAAGAATAAGGTGGATACCTGAGCTTCATGAACTTTTCTTAAATGCAGTGGATCAACTTGGTGGCCCTGACT GTGCTACACCAAAGAATATTTTGAAACTTATGAATGTTGAGGGTTTGAGTATCTATCATGTCAAGAGCCATTTGCAG AAGTATAGACTTGCCAAGGGTGTTTCGGAGCTGAAAAATGGTAAATATCCAACTATTCtatga